A genomic stretch from Numida meleagris isolate 19003 breed g44 Domestic line chromosome 2, NumMel1.0, whole genome shotgun sequence includes:
- the CNDP1 gene encoding beta-Ala-His dipeptidase isoform X3: protein MVPRLHMFRISIFSLQLQALFFTKFLESMAEAVFQRVFKAALSASSLQQNGSVVFTDSAHLSLVLLFKAGMSFSSLSALETEIFHYIDAHQSDFIEDLEEWVAVESDSVQPDLRTEVIRMMSLAAARLAALGATVNSVSLGSQQLLNGQHLPLPPVILGELGKDPQNLTICFYGHVDVQPAKKEDGWKTDPYTLTEINGNLYGRGATDNKGPVLAWINAVETFTALKIAMPVNFKFVIEGMEEAGSLGLEKLLEEEKQCFFSDVDYIVISDNLWLSKKKPALIYGTRGNACFSVEVEGGDKDLHSGTFGGIIHEPLTDLIALLGSLVDPTGCIQIPGIYDTVAALTDEEKKSYESIEYDIEEHKNNSGVKKFLYGTKEEILLHLWHYPSLSIHGIEGAFHEPGIKTVIPAKVTGKFSIRQVPYMDLSVVKQQVVDHLENVFAKRNSPNKLKVSMPLGAMPWIADVNDPLYKAARRAIKTDTTTLKEQKCLQPFSWRYQSYMGSHMKLPAWGPATDRHSQPNYLSTF, encoded by the exons atggTGCCCAGACTTCATATGTTCAGGATCTCTATATTCAGTCTACAACTTCAAGCTCTGTTCTTCACCAAATTCCTGGAAAGCATGGCTGAGGCAGTGTTTCAGAGAGTTTTCAAAGCTGCGTTGTCTGCTTCATCTCTGCAGCAAAATGGATCTGTAGTTTTTACAG aTAGTGCCCACCTCAGCCTTGTGCTGCTCTTTAAGGCAGGAATGTCCTTCTCATCCCTTTCAGCGCTGGAGACTGAGATCTTCCACTACATTGATGCACATCAAAGTGACTTCATTGAG GATCTCGAGGAATGGGTGGCTGTGGAAAGCGATTCTGTGCAACCAGATCTGAGGACAGAAGTGATACGAATGATGTCATTGGCAGCAGCCAGGCTTGCAGCTTTGGGAGCCACTGTTAATTCAGTAAGCCTGGGGTCACAGCAG TTGCTGAATGGCCAGCACCTTCCACTGCCACCTGTCATTCTCGGGGAACTTGGCAAGGATCCCCAAAACCTCACGATCTGTTTCTATGGTCACGTGGATGTGCAGCCTGCCAAAAAGGAAGATGGCTGGAAAACTGACCCTTACACATTGACTGAAATCAATG gAAATCTCTATGGGCGTGGAGCAACAGATAATAAAGGACCTGTGTTGGCGTGGATAAATGCAGTGGAAACGTTTACAGCTTTGAAAATA GCTATGCCAGTAAACTTCAAGTTTGTTATTGAAGGTATGGAGGAAGCAGGGTCCTTGGGGCTGGAGAAGCtacttgaagaagaaaaacagtgctttttctCAGACGTTGATTACATTGTGATTTCGGACAACCTCTGGCTCAGCAAGAAGAAGCCTGCCCTCATATATGGGACTCGGGGCAATGCCTGCTTCTCTGTGGAG GTGGAAGGTGGTGACAAGGATCTTCACTCTGGAACTTTTGGAGGCATCATTCACGAGCCGCTGACAGACCTGATAGCTCTGCTGG gCAGCCTTGTAGATCCCACAGGTTGTATTCAGATCCCTGGAATCTATGACACTGTTGCTGCCCTGACAGATGAGGAGAAGAAATCGTATGAATCCATCGAATATGATATAGaggaacacaaaaataatagtggagtgaaaaaattcctctaCGGCAccaag gaagaaatacTTCTACACCTGTGGCATTATCCTTCTCTCTCTATTCATGGGATTGAAGGAGCTTTTCATGAACCAGGAATTAAAACAGTAATTCCAGCTAAAGTCACAGGAAAATTCTCAATCCGCCAAGTCCCCTACATGGATCTTTCAGTTGTGAAACAACAG GTGGTGGACCATTTGGAGAATGTATTTGCCAAGAGGAACAGTCCAAACAAACTGAAAGTGTCCATGCCCCTGGGTGCCATGCCGTGGATCGCTGATGTTAATGATCCACTATATAAAGCAGCAAGAAGGGCAATAAAAACAG aCACAACTACATTGAAGGAACAAAAGTGTTTGCAGCCTTTTTCCTGGAGATATCAAAGCTACATGGGCAGTCACATGAAACTTCCAGCCTGGGGACCAGCAACTGACAGACACTCACAACCAAATTATTTAAGCACATTTTAG
- the CNDP1 gene encoding beta-Ala-His dipeptidase isoform X5, translated as MVPRLHMFRISIFSLQLQALFFTKFLESMAEAVFQRVFKAALSASSLQQNGSVVFTDSAHLSLVLLFKAGMSFSSLSALETEIFHYIDAHQSDFIEDLEEWVAVESDSVQPDLRTEVIRMMSLAAARLAALGATVNSVSLGSQQLLNGQHLPLPPVILGELGKDPQNLTICFYGHVDVQPAKKEDGWKTDPYTLTEINGNLYGRGATDNKGPVLAWINAVETFTALKIAMPVNFKFVIEGMEEAGSLGLEKLLEEEKQCFFSDVDYIVISDNLWLSKKKPALIYGTRGNACFSVEVEGGDKDLHSGTFGGIIHEPLTDLIALLGSLVDPTGCIQIPGIYDTVAALTDEEKKSYESIEYDIEEHKNNSGVKKFLYGTKEEILLHLWHYPSLSIHGIEGAFHEPGIKTVIPAKVTGKFSIRQVPYMDLSVVKQQVCRGNVLIQKEKGLSTFSAILTIMNLTDFDRTT; from the exons atggTGCCCAGACTTCATATGTTCAGGATCTCTATATTCAGTCTACAACTTCAAGCTCTGTTCTTCACCAAATTCCTGGAAAGCATGGCTGAGGCAGTGTTTCAGAGAGTTTTCAAAGCTGCGTTGTCTGCTTCATCTCTGCAGCAAAATGGATCTGTAGTTTTTACAG aTAGTGCCCACCTCAGCCTTGTGCTGCTCTTTAAGGCAGGAATGTCCTTCTCATCCCTTTCAGCGCTGGAGACTGAGATCTTCCACTACATTGATGCACATCAAAGTGACTTCATTGAG GATCTCGAGGAATGGGTGGCTGTGGAAAGCGATTCTGTGCAACCAGATCTGAGGACAGAAGTGATACGAATGATGTCATTGGCAGCAGCCAGGCTTGCAGCTTTGGGAGCCACTGTTAATTCAGTAAGCCTGGGGTCACAGCAG TTGCTGAATGGCCAGCACCTTCCACTGCCACCTGTCATTCTCGGGGAACTTGGCAAGGATCCCCAAAACCTCACGATCTGTTTCTATGGTCACGTGGATGTGCAGCCTGCCAAAAAGGAAGATGGCTGGAAAACTGACCCTTACACATTGACTGAAATCAATG gAAATCTCTATGGGCGTGGAGCAACAGATAATAAAGGACCTGTGTTGGCGTGGATAAATGCAGTGGAAACGTTTACAGCTTTGAAAATA GCTATGCCAGTAAACTTCAAGTTTGTTATTGAAGGTATGGAGGAAGCAGGGTCCTTGGGGCTGGAGAAGCtacttgaagaagaaaaacagtgctttttctCAGACGTTGATTACATTGTGATTTCGGACAACCTCTGGCTCAGCAAGAAGAAGCCTGCCCTCATATATGGGACTCGGGGCAATGCCTGCTTCTCTGTGGAG GTGGAAGGTGGTGACAAGGATCTTCACTCTGGAACTTTTGGAGGCATCATTCACGAGCCGCTGACAGACCTGATAGCTCTGCTGG gCAGCCTTGTAGATCCCACAGGTTGTATTCAGATCCCTGGAATCTATGACACTGTTGCTGCCCTGACAGATGAGGAGAAGAAATCGTATGAATCCATCGAATATGATATAGaggaacacaaaaataatagtggagtgaaaaaattcctctaCGGCAccaag gaagaaatacTTCTACACCTGTGGCATTATCCTTCTCTCTCTATTCATGGGATTGAAGGAGCTTTTCATGAACCAGGAATTAAAACAGTAATTCCAGCTAAAGTCACAGGAAAATTCTCAATCCGCCAAGTCCCCTACATGGATCTTTCAGTTGTGAAACAACAG GTCTGCAGGGGAAATGTGCtcatccagaaagaaaaaggactttCCACATTCAGTGCTATACTCACCATAATGAATCTCACTGATTTTGACAGAACAACTTAG
- the CNDP1 gene encoding beta-Ala-His dipeptidase isoform X1 produces the protein MVPRLHMFRISIFSLQLQALFFTKFLESMAEAVFQRVFKAALSASSLQQNGSVVFTDSAHLSLVLLFKAGMSFSSLSALETEIFHYIDAHQSDFIEDLEEWVAVESDSVQPDLRTEVIRMMSLAAARLAALGATVNSVSLGSQQLLNGQHLPLPPVILGELGKDPQNLTICFYGHVDVQPAKKEDGWKTDPYTLTEINGNLYGRGATDNKGPVLAWINAVETFTALKIAMPVNFKFVIEGMEEAGSLGLEKLLEEEKQCFFSDVDYIVISDNLWLSKKKPALIYGTRGNACFSVEVEGGDKDLHSGTFGGIIHEPLTDLIALLGSLVDPTGCIQIPGIYDTVAALTDEEKKSYESIEYDIEEHKNNSGVKKFLYGTKEEILLHLWHYPSLSIHGIEGAFHEPGIKTVIPAKVTGKFSIRQVPYMDLSVVKQQVVDHLENVFAKRNSPNKLKVSMPLGAMPWIADVNDPLYKAARRAIKTVFGEDPDFIRDGSTIPIARIFQTITQKRVIMFPIGAADDGEHSQNEKISRHNYIEGTKVFAAFFLEISKLHGQSHETSSLGTSN, from the exons atggTGCCCAGACTTCATATGTTCAGGATCTCTATATTCAGTCTACAACTTCAAGCTCTGTTCTTCACCAAATTCCTGGAAAGCATGGCTGAGGCAGTGTTTCAGAGAGTTTTCAAAGCTGCGTTGTCTGCTTCATCTCTGCAGCAAAATGGATCTGTAGTTTTTACAG aTAGTGCCCACCTCAGCCTTGTGCTGCTCTTTAAGGCAGGAATGTCCTTCTCATCCCTTTCAGCGCTGGAGACTGAGATCTTCCACTACATTGATGCACATCAAAGTGACTTCATTGAG GATCTCGAGGAATGGGTGGCTGTGGAAAGCGATTCTGTGCAACCAGATCTGAGGACAGAAGTGATACGAATGATGTCATTGGCAGCAGCCAGGCTTGCAGCTTTGGGAGCCACTGTTAATTCAGTAAGCCTGGGGTCACAGCAG TTGCTGAATGGCCAGCACCTTCCACTGCCACCTGTCATTCTCGGGGAACTTGGCAAGGATCCCCAAAACCTCACGATCTGTTTCTATGGTCACGTGGATGTGCAGCCTGCCAAAAAGGAAGATGGCTGGAAAACTGACCCTTACACATTGACTGAAATCAATG gAAATCTCTATGGGCGTGGAGCAACAGATAATAAAGGACCTGTGTTGGCGTGGATAAATGCAGTGGAAACGTTTACAGCTTTGAAAATA GCTATGCCAGTAAACTTCAAGTTTGTTATTGAAGGTATGGAGGAAGCAGGGTCCTTGGGGCTGGAGAAGCtacttgaagaagaaaaacagtgctttttctCAGACGTTGATTACATTGTGATTTCGGACAACCTCTGGCTCAGCAAGAAGAAGCCTGCCCTCATATATGGGACTCGGGGCAATGCCTGCTTCTCTGTGGAG GTGGAAGGTGGTGACAAGGATCTTCACTCTGGAACTTTTGGAGGCATCATTCACGAGCCGCTGACAGACCTGATAGCTCTGCTGG gCAGCCTTGTAGATCCCACAGGTTGTATTCAGATCCCTGGAATCTATGACACTGTTGCTGCCCTGACAGATGAGGAGAAGAAATCGTATGAATCCATCGAATATGATATAGaggaacacaaaaataatagtggagtgaaaaaattcctctaCGGCAccaag gaagaaatacTTCTACACCTGTGGCATTATCCTTCTCTCTCTATTCATGGGATTGAAGGAGCTTTTCATGAACCAGGAATTAAAACAGTAATTCCAGCTAAAGTCACAGGAAAATTCTCAATCCGCCAAGTCCCCTACATGGATCTTTCAGTTGTGAAACAACAG GTGGTGGACCATTTGGAGAATGTATTTGCCAAGAGGAACAGTCCAAACAAACTGAAAGTGTCCATGCCCCTGGGTGCCATGCCGTGGATCGCTGATGTTAATGATCCACTATATAAAGCAGCAAGAAGGGCAATAAAAACAG tttttggaGAAGATCCAGATTTTATTCGGGATGGTTCAACAATTCCTATTGCCAGAATCTTTCAGACTATAACACAGAAAAGGGTGATAATGTTTCCGATTGGAGCAGCTGATGATGGGGAACACTCccagaatgagaaaataagcag aCACAACTACATTGAAGGAACAAAAGTGTTTGCAGCCTTTTTCCTGGAGATATCAAAGCTACATGGGCAGTCACATGAAACTTCCAGCCTGGGGACCAGCAACTGA
- the CNDP1 gene encoding beta-Ala-His dipeptidase isoform X2, giving the protein MVPRLHMFRISIFSLQLQALFFTKFLESMAEAVFQRVFKAALSASSLQQNGSVVFTDSAHLSLVLLFKAGMSFSSLSALETEIFHYIDAHQSDFIEDLEEWVAVESDSVQPDLRTEVIRMMSLAAARLAALGATVNSLLNGQHLPLPPVILGELGKDPQNLTICFYGHVDVQPAKKEDGWKTDPYTLTEINGNLYGRGATDNKGPVLAWINAVETFTALKIAMPVNFKFVIEGMEEAGSLGLEKLLEEEKQCFFSDVDYIVISDNLWLSKKKPALIYGTRGNACFSVEVEGGDKDLHSGTFGGIIHEPLTDLIALLGSLVDPTGCIQIPGIYDTVAALTDEEKKSYESIEYDIEEHKNNSGVKKFLYGTKEEILLHLWHYPSLSIHGIEGAFHEPGIKTVIPAKVTGKFSIRQVPYMDLSVVKQQVVDHLENVFAKRNSPNKLKVSMPLGAMPWIADVNDPLYKAARRAIKTVFGEDPDFIRDGSTIPIARIFQTITQKRVIMFPIGAADDGEHSQNEKISRHNYIEGTKVFAAFFLEISKLHGQSHETSSLGTSN; this is encoded by the exons atggTGCCCAGACTTCATATGTTCAGGATCTCTATATTCAGTCTACAACTTCAAGCTCTGTTCTTCACCAAATTCCTGGAAAGCATGGCTGAGGCAGTGTTTCAGAGAGTTTTCAAAGCTGCGTTGTCTGCTTCATCTCTGCAGCAAAATGGATCTGTAGTTTTTACAG aTAGTGCCCACCTCAGCCTTGTGCTGCTCTTTAAGGCAGGAATGTCCTTCTCATCCCTTTCAGCGCTGGAGACTGAGATCTTCCACTACATTGATGCACATCAAAGTGACTTCATTGAG GATCTCGAGGAATGGGTGGCTGTGGAAAGCGATTCTGTGCAACCAGATCTGAGGACAGAAGTGATACGAATGATGTCATTGGCAGCAGCCAGGCTTGCAGCTTTGGGAGCCACTGTTAATTCA TTGCTGAATGGCCAGCACCTTCCACTGCCACCTGTCATTCTCGGGGAACTTGGCAAGGATCCCCAAAACCTCACGATCTGTTTCTATGGTCACGTGGATGTGCAGCCTGCCAAAAAGGAAGATGGCTGGAAAACTGACCCTTACACATTGACTGAAATCAATG gAAATCTCTATGGGCGTGGAGCAACAGATAATAAAGGACCTGTGTTGGCGTGGATAAATGCAGTGGAAACGTTTACAGCTTTGAAAATA GCTATGCCAGTAAACTTCAAGTTTGTTATTGAAGGTATGGAGGAAGCAGGGTCCTTGGGGCTGGAGAAGCtacttgaagaagaaaaacagtgctttttctCAGACGTTGATTACATTGTGATTTCGGACAACCTCTGGCTCAGCAAGAAGAAGCCTGCCCTCATATATGGGACTCGGGGCAATGCCTGCTTCTCTGTGGAG GTGGAAGGTGGTGACAAGGATCTTCACTCTGGAACTTTTGGAGGCATCATTCACGAGCCGCTGACAGACCTGATAGCTCTGCTGG gCAGCCTTGTAGATCCCACAGGTTGTATTCAGATCCCTGGAATCTATGACACTGTTGCTGCCCTGACAGATGAGGAGAAGAAATCGTATGAATCCATCGAATATGATATAGaggaacacaaaaataatagtggagtgaaaaaattcctctaCGGCAccaag gaagaaatacTTCTACACCTGTGGCATTATCCTTCTCTCTCTATTCATGGGATTGAAGGAGCTTTTCATGAACCAGGAATTAAAACAGTAATTCCAGCTAAAGTCACAGGAAAATTCTCAATCCGCCAAGTCCCCTACATGGATCTTTCAGTTGTGAAACAACAG GTGGTGGACCATTTGGAGAATGTATTTGCCAAGAGGAACAGTCCAAACAAACTGAAAGTGTCCATGCCCCTGGGTGCCATGCCGTGGATCGCTGATGTTAATGATCCACTATATAAAGCAGCAAGAAGGGCAATAAAAACAG tttttggaGAAGATCCAGATTTTATTCGGGATGGTTCAACAATTCCTATTGCCAGAATCTTTCAGACTATAACACAGAAAAGGGTGATAATGTTTCCGATTGGAGCAGCTGATGATGGGGAACACTCccagaatgagaaaataagcag aCACAACTACATTGAAGGAACAAAAGTGTTTGCAGCCTTTTTCCTGGAGATATCAAAGCTACATGGGCAGTCACATGAAACTTCCAGCCTGGGGACCAGCAACTGA
- the CNDP1 gene encoding beta-Ala-His dipeptidase isoform X4, producing MSFSSLSALETEIFHYIDAHQSDFIEDLEEWVAVESDSVQPDLRTEVIRMMSLAAARLAALGATVNSVSLGSQQLLNGQHLPLPPVILGELGKDPQNLTICFYGHVDVQPAKKEDGWKTDPYTLTEINGNLYGRGATDNKGPVLAWINAVETFTALKIAMPVNFKFVIEGMEEAGSLGLEKLLEEEKQCFFSDVDYIVISDNLWLSKKKPALIYGTRGNACFSVEVEGGDKDLHSGTFGGIIHEPLTDLIALLGSLVDPTGCIQIPGIYDTVAALTDEEKKSYESIEYDIEEHKNNSGVKKFLYGTKEEILLHLWHYPSLSIHGIEGAFHEPGIKTVIPAKVTGKFSIRQVPYMDLSVVKQQVVDHLENVFAKRNSPNKLKVSMPLGAMPWIADVNDPLYKAARRAIKTVFGEDPDFIRDGSTIPIARIFQTITQKRVIMFPIGAADDGEHSQNEKISRHNYIEGTKVFAAFFLEISKLHGQSHETSSLGTSN from the exons ATGTCCTTCTCATCCCTTTCAGCGCTGGAGACTGAGATCTTCCACTACATTGATGCACATCAAAGTGACTTCATTGAG GATCTCGAGGAATGGGTGGCTGTGGAAAGCGATTCTGTGCAACCAGATCTGAGGACAGAAGTGATACGAATGATGTCATTGGCAGCAGCCAGGCTTGCAGCTTTGGGAGCCACTGTTAATTCAGTAAGCCTGGGGTCACAGCAG TTGCTGAATGGCCAGCACCTTCCACTGCCACCTGTCATTCTCGGGGAACTTGGCAAGGATCCCCAAAACCTCACGATCTGTTTCTATGGTCACGTGGATGTGCAGCCTGCCAAAAAGGAAGATGGCTGGAAAACTGACCCTTACACATTGACTGAAATCAATG gAAATCTCTATGGGCGTGGAGCAACAGATAATAAAGGACCTGTGTTGGCGTGGATAAATGCAGTGGAAACGTTTACAGCTTTGAAAATA GCTATGCCAGTAAACTTCAAGTTTGTTATTGAAGGTATGGAGGAAGCAGGGTCCTTGGGGCTGGAGAAGCtacttgaagaagaaaaacagtgctttttctCAGACGTTGATTACATTGTGATTTCGGACAACCTCTGGCTCAGCAAGAAGAAGCCTGCCCTCATATATGGGACTCGGGGCAATGCCTGCTTCTCTGTGGAG GTGGAAGGTGGTGACAAGGATCTTCACTCTGGAACTTTTGGAGGCATCATTCACGAGCCGCTGACAGACCTGATAGCTCTGCTGG gCAGCCTTGTAGATCCCACAGGTTGTATTCAGATCCCTGGAATCTATGACACTGTTGCTGCCCTGACAGATGAGGAGAAGAAATCGTATGAATCCATCGAATATGATATAGaggaacacaaaaataatagtggagtgaaaaaattcctctaCGGCAccaag gaagaaatacTTCTACACCTGTGGCATTATCCTTCTCTCTCTATTCATGGGATTGAAGGAGCTTTTCATGAACCAGGAATTAAAACAGTAATTCCAGCTAAAGTCACAGGAAAATTCTCAATCCGCCAAGTCCCCTACATGGATCTTTCAGTTGTGAAACAACAG GTGGTGGACCATTTGGAGAATGTATTTGCCAAGAGGAACAGTCCAAACAAACTGAAAGTGTCCATGCCCCTGGGTGCCATGCCGTGGATCGCTGATGTTAATGATCCACTATATAAAGCAGCAAGAAGGGCAATAAAAACAG tttttggaGAAGATCCAGATTTTATTCGGGATGGTTCAACAATTCCTATTGCCAGAATCTTTCAGACTATAACACAGAAAAGGGTGATAATGTTTCCGATTGGAGCAGCTGATGATGGGGAACACTCccagaatgagaaaataagcag aCACAACTACATTGAAGGAACAAAAGTGTTTGCAGCCTTTTTCCTGGAGATATCAAAGCTACATGGGCAGTCACATGAAACTTCCAGCCTGGGGACCAGCAACTGA